One Theropithecus gelada isolate Dixy chromosome 18, Tgel_1.0, whole genome shotgun sequence DNA segment encodes these proteins:
- the SERPINB10 gene encoding serpin B10, whose protein sequence is MDTLATSINQFALELSKKLAESAQSKNIFFSSWSISTSLAMVYLGTKGTTAAQMAQVLQFNRDQGVKSSPESEKKRKMEFNLSNSEEIHSDFHTLISEILKPNDDYLLKTANAIYGEKTYPFHNKYLEDMKTYFGAEPQSVNFVEASDQIRKEINSWVERQTEGKIQNLLPDDSVDSTTRMILVNALYFKGIWEHQFLVQNTTEKPFRINETTSKPVQMMFMKKKLQIFHIEKPQAVGLQLYYKSRDLSLLILLPEDINGLVQLEKDITYEKLNEWTSADMMELYEVQLHLPKFKLEDSYDLKSTLSSMGMSDAFSQSKADFSGMSSARNLFLSNVFHKAFVEINEQGTEAAAGTGSEIESRIRVPSIEFNANHPFLFFIRHNKTNSILFYGRLCSP, encoded by the exons ATGGACACTCTAGCAACATCAATCAACCAGTTTGCCTTGGAGTTGAGCAAAAAGCTAGCTGAATCTGCTcagagtaaaaatattttcttttcttcctggagCATCTCAACTTCCTTGGCCATGGTGTATTTGGGCACAAAAGGCACCACTGCAGCCCAAATGGCCCAG GTGCTTCAATTTAACAGAGACCAGGGAGTCAAATCCAGccctgaaagtgaaaaaaaaaggaaaatg GAATTCAACTTGAGCAACTCGGAAGAAATACACTCTGATTTCCATACGCTTATCTCAGAAATCCTCAAGCCCAACGATGACTACCTACTTAAAACAGCCAATGCGATATATGGTGAGAAAACGTATCCATTTCACAAT AAATATTTAGAAGACATGAAAACATATTTTGGTGCAGAGCCTCAGTCTGTTAACTTTGTGGAAGCTTCTGACCAAATCAGAAAGGAGATCAACTCTTGGGTTGAAAGACAGACCGAGG gtaaaatccagaatctCCTACCTGATGACTCTGTGGATTCCACAACCAGGATGATTCTGGTGAACGCCCTGTACTTTAAAGGAATCTGGGAACATCAATTCTTAGTGCAAAACACCACAGAAAAGCCTTTTAGAATAAATGAG ACTACAAGCAAACCAGTGCAAATGAtgtttatgaaaaaaaagcttcaaATTTTTCACATAGAAAAGCCACAAGCAGTGGGCCTTCAACTCTACTACAAAAGCCGTGACCTCAGCCTGCTTATCCTACTGCCAGAAGATATTAATGGGCTGGTACAG CTGGAAAAGGACATCACCTATGAGAAGCTGAATGAGTGGACCAGTGCAGACATGATGGAGTTGTATGAAGTGCAGCTACaccttcccaagttcaagctggAAGACAGTTATGATCTCAAGTCAACCCTGAGCAGTATGGGGATGAGTGATGCTTTCAGCCAGAGCAAAGCTGATTTCTCAGGAATGTCTTCAGCGAGAAACCTATTTTTATCCAATGTTTTCCATAAGGCttttgtggaaataaatgaacaagGTACTGAAGCCGCAGCTGGCACTGGGAGTGAGATAGAGTCACGAATTAGAGTCCCATCCATCGAATTCAATGCAAATCACCCATTCCTCTTCTTCATCAGGCACAATAAAACCAacagcattcttttttatggaagATTATGCTCTCCCTAA